Proteins encoded together in one Onychomys torridus chromosome 1, mOncTor1.1, whole genome shotgun sequence window:
- the Mrpl21 gene encoding 39S ribosomal protein L21, mitochondrial gives MAASIAALALPGAFGRLVSVCSRCILASSGPGAASLQSASQRFNSQSTSYPQGYVPKTSLSSPPWQEVVLPDPAEETRHHAEVVRKVNELIATGQYGRLFAVVHFASHQWKVTSEDLILIENELDIKCGERIRLEKVLLVGADNFTLLGKPLLGKDLVRVEATVIEKTESWPKINMKFKKRKNLRKKKIIVNPQTVLRINTIEIAPRLL, from the exons ATGGCGGCGTCCATAGCGGCCTTGGCGTTGCCTGGCGCTTTCGGGAGGCTGGTGTCTGTATGTAGCCGCTGCATCCTGGCATCCTCCGGACCCGGAGCTG CCTCGCTCCAGTCTGCTTCTCAAAGGTTCAATTCACAGAGCACTTCATATCCACAAGG ATACGTCCCAAAGACCTCCCTGAGTTCACCACCCTGGCAAGAGGTGGTTCTGCCAGACCCAGCTGAAGAGACCAGACACCATGCAG AGGTTGTAAGGAAGGTGAATGAGCTGATCGCCACGGGCCAGTATGGCCGGCTCTTTGCTGTCGTGCACTTTGCCAGCCACCAATGGAAGGTGACCTCCGAGGACCTGATTCTAATTGAAAATGAGTTGGACATCAAGTGTGGGGAGAGGATTCGGCTGGAGAAG GTCCTGCTGGTCGGGGCAGACAACTTCACACTCCTCGGCAAACCACTCCTCGG gAAGGATCTCGTGCGAGTTGAAGCCACAGTCATTGAAAAGACAGAATCATGGCCCAAAATCAACATGaaatttaagaaaaggaaaaacttgaggaagaaaaaaa TCATCGTGAACCCACAGACCGTCCTCCGGATTAACACCATTGAGATTGCACCTCGTTTGCTGTGA